From Argopecten irradians isolate NY chromosome 3, Ai_NY, whole genome shotgun sequence:
GACGATTCAGACTGGTACATATTGCCTTACGTACATGATTATTGCAGATTCACCAGTAGTCACACTTGATCCTACACTAGTTCATGTCAAGGAAGGTAGCACTTTCACCAAGATATGTAGTGCTCGGGGGAACCCAACACCAACGATTTCCTGGCATCACGGATCTTACGTTACTTCAGACGACGTTCTGACGTTCACAAATATCAGCAGATTGGACGCAGGAAACTACACGTGTAATGCTAGTGCTACACACCAAGGTGTTGCCCTGTCCTCAGTGGCGACACTTCAGCTTGTTGTATTGTGTAAGTACTCAAGTATTGTTCTCCATCTTCACCATGTGAAAATGTTATTGGTAGTATTATAAAACTTAACAGGGCAACTTTATTGATAGAGATGTGGAATCATAGATATGTATTCATGATAatggtatatatttttaacaaaagtgAATCACTCTATATCGttatatctataaatgaaagTCTATTTGattatgtcatttttgtttAGATGGACCTGATGTTGATGTTTACATCAACAACACTAAAGAAAATACCACAAATCTTGCATTGAAATGTACAGCTAAAGGTGTACCGGCAACTTACAATTACACGTGGACCCACAGCATCGGTTCTACTGTCATCAGGGACACATTTGCTCACGTGACTAATTCAGGGTCAGTCAGTACATTGATCATTTCCAGAGCGAGGCTACAGGACATGGGGATGTACAAATGTGAGGTAGAGAATGGATTTCCTGGGAGAGACGGGCAGATCGTACAAACAGCAGAAGGATTCTTGTCTGTAACAGGTTGTGTCTTGTACTAAAATCGTTAAAATTCTAATATAAAGCTTTTGTACAACTTCAAAAAAcaatcagaaaaaatatatcatctAGAACCTATAAAGAAATAGCTTTATTCGTTTTTCCGAAAATCCcgaaagaaaagaagaaaattacaacattccattttgtaaacaaaaactcATTTGTGcatctatatacaatatatgggCAAACTGGTTATTCGCGTTATCATTTCAAGTCATTGTGCAATGCTAACGTATATGATATCATATTGTATTTCAaacatgtttaatttattttagcATTGGTTTAAAGACTGAGGTTCTTGTCACGTTGAAGTATccattgaaatatatttgtcaAGTAATTATTACACGAATGACCAAAAACCATATATCAATACGAGTGTAAATCCGATATATCAAgtaaacatatgaaataaatattttcgaGTTTAGGCAGTCCGCGGGTGATTGGAgcaaagaaaaattatttcCCAGAAAAGAATGCGTCCTTGGCTATCAACATGACATTCCTGAGTTTCCCTGAGGCCGACGCCACCACACTCCATCATACTGGCCCGTCGTCACCACCACCCAGTCAGCCTACCGTGTCTGTAGCCCCAGTCCTGGTGGAAGTGGCCTTCTACAACAAGACGGTGTCTATAGACGGCTTCGTGGTACAAATACTCTTTAACAAATTCGAGACGGGACATCGAGGACAGTATCAGCTGTTTATCAATAACTCTTACGACTATAACTACGATTTCGAAATAGAAATATCGGGTGAGGATTATTATGGTCACTGTTTTATTTGACAGATCATTTAATTTGAACAATGACGCTTTGGGGAACATATTCTTCTAATCTTATTCCCTTGTGTACCAGTATGTTATAcgtctacatgtatattggttTCTGTACGAAAAATTTGCATACGTAATGCATATGAAACAACTAGACATCTCATggtttaaatattaatacactgtaaaatacaaaacattttttctaatatcaaaactttttttctaatatcaAAACTCTTTGATAATTGaaaaactttatatgtatcgATAGACAAGCCTGATGCCCCGACACACCTGGTGATTGATGGGATCACAGAAAACAGCGCCCGGATATCTTGGCTTCCCGGGGAGGATAACGGACACCCCCAGACATTTACGATCAGCTATTGGAAATTTAGTGAAGAACAACAGCAAAATGTCAGCCTCAACTACACCGTCACGGAATTCACGGTGACCAAGCTTGCTGAGTCAACCAAGTATGTTGTCATTCTATATGCCAGTAACGAGAAAGGAGCTAGTGAAAAGATTGACGCTACATTTCACACAAACTCaggtaaatatttgatttatttggcTCTATTTGCCCTATTTGCTAAAATTAATATGTATTcgtaaattcaaaacaaaactcTGCTCTCATACTTGACAGTATTATTCCGCAGTTCCTATCTTAGGAAATATATCTCAGCTGACACCTGTTAGACAatgatgtgacgtcatcaataacgcgATAAGCATTATCGACATATAGTCATCAATTTTAATGCATTGTGTGATTCGGAGCTATGACATTGTTTTAAAAAGATGATTTTCACCCTTCTTTGTTAAAGTAACggaaaaaaataccaaaaattgGTCTGTCAAGGTACATGGATATTTCGTGAAAGATATTGGCTGGTCAAAACTCAGGCCTCTTGTTAACCAGCCAAGATCGGGTTGAGTAATAACATTctattatttattacaatggGTAAAATTGAAGTCCATTGCTAAGGCCTCGCacaattaatatgtatatttcgGTATTAGAATGctctgattttgtatttttgtaaaaatctaAAACACAATTTTCTCTTTTGTCCAGGGTATTCACATTTTTTCACTTCGTATTGCTGAGTTAGACTGAAATGTTTCTTTTTGCAGTTGACAAATTATTTGGGATCaatatttcacataaaaataaataaaatagagcATATATAATGACTACCAGGCAATATCACATTCTATCATTAGTATCAATAtcgatttttttcattaaatccATAACGAATTAATATACCATTCCATTACAACTTGTAGCAGACACATCTGTTCGACTACTGGATATTATTGCTGGAGGGTCTGGGGCAGCTGTTCTTGTCATCGTCTTAAGTGTGATCATTATTGTGGTTGTTTGTATCCAGAGGACAAGAAAATATTCCCCTCGACGAAGTaagtaaatgttatttataaaatggaaattatttttaaattagaatctttaatatgaaatatattcctgtcatattttattatttgcaGAGAGTACAGAACCTGAAGACAGGTAAGCACTATGTTAATTATGATTTCACCTGGTTACAACTTTGAAATAATAAGTACAAAGCTTTAAACAGTGTGGTTAattgaaatatcttatttttggaac
This genomic window contains:
- the LOC138317853 gene encoding synaptogenesis protein syg-2-like isoform X1 — encoded protein: MIHSYTSNFSHVLTEMEVIVLIVVLVPCLYADSPISGIMLSPSGSKTISAGENASIECQVKGGNPLATLYWRCKGLPVQGYNISGPKLAASRLIIPIDKSYHGQQCVCNARHLTRPDGVFATKNVTFDVIYSPTGAVSMTPSGSQTFQTLSNVTLTCQVRGDNPLARFTWRCKRKALIRRQWSAGNISRSSLSVTVDTSYHLKTCTCTAWHNATRNGRFGEANVKFDILYSPVVTLDPTLVHVKEGSTFTKICSARGNPTPTISWHHGSYVTSDDVLTFTNISRLDAGNYTCNASATHQGVALSSVATLQLVVLYGPDVDVYINNTKENTTNLALKCTAKGVPATYNYTWTHSIGSTVIRDTFAHVTNSGSVSTLIISRARLQDMGMYKCEVENGFPGRDGQIVQTAEGFLSVTGSPRVIGAKKNYFPEKNASLAINMTFLSFPEADATTLHHTGPSSPPPSQPTVSVAPVLVEVAFYNKTVSIDGFVVQILFNKFETGHRGQYQLFINNSYDYNYDFEIEISDKPDAPTHLVIDGITENSARISWLPGEDNGHPQTFTISYWKFSEEQQQNVSLNYTVTEFTVTKLAESTKYVVILYASNEKGASEKIDATFHTNSADTSVRLLDIIAGGSGAAVLVIVLSVIIIVVVCIQRTRKYSPRRKSTEPEDRPGDNNGGMKDNILYESAGPDWAPEPGPSTINKHMEASHDADAQPKQDTAATETRVYAEVSDAVKSTEQSDPLTPTETKTDWMKDNILYESTGPTGMPQADPSTQTSSEEAAYAEVQKPQKDRTEHEMDRPTDGDNDGMKANVLYESAGSNESQQPGPSTQGTQSDTAAYAEVQ
- the LOC138317853 gene encoding nephrin-like isoform X3 translates to MTPSGSQTFQTLSNVTLTCQVRGDNPLARFTWRCKRKALIRRQWSAGNISRSSLSVTVDTSYHLKTCTCTAWHNATRNGRFGEANVKFDILYSPVVTLDPTLVHVKEGSTFTKICSARGNPTPTISWHHGSYVTSDDVLTFTNISRLDAGNYTCNASATHQGVALSSVATLQLVVLYGPDVDVYINNTKENTTNLALKCTAKGVPATYNYTWTHSIGSTVIRDTFAHVTNSGSVSTLIISRARLQDMGMYKCEVENGFPGRDGQIVQTAEGFLSVTGSPRVIGAKKNYFPEKNASLAINMTFLSFPEADATTLHHTGPSSPPPSQPTVSVAPVLVEVAFYNKTVSIDGFVVQILFNKFETGHRGQYQLFINNSYDYNYDFEIEISDKPDAPTHLVIDGITENSARISWLPGEDNGHPQTFTISYWKFSEEQQQNVSLNYTVTEFTVTKLAESTKYVVILYASNEKGASEKIDATFHTNSADTSVRLLDIIAGGSGAAVLVIVLSVIIIVVVCIQRTRKYSPRRKSTEPEDRPGDNNGGMKDNILYESAGPDWAPEPGPSTINKHMEASHDADAQPKQDTAATETRVYAEVSDAVKSTEQSDPLTPTETKTDWMKDNILYESTGPTGMPQADPSTQTSSEEAAYAEVQKPQKDRTEHEMDRPTDGDNDGMKANVLYESAGSNESQQPGPSTQGTQSDTAAYAEVQ